Below is a window of Thermodesulfomicrobium sp. WS DNA.
CGCACCCAGGTGCGGCGATCGTCCCGGGCGAGGACGCAAAAATGGCTGCGGGCAGCCTGTCCCTCAATGGGCGCCTGGACGGTGATTTCGTCCCAAGTGGCTTGGCCTGCGAGCACGGCGGCGTAGGTCTTGGTGATGCGGCCCTCCTGCATCCAGCGGGAGAGGGCGGCCATGGAGGAGGCCGTGTGCGCCAGCAGCACGAGACCTGAAGCCGCGGTGTCCAGGCGGTACACGGGGTGGAGTTCGCCGGACTTCCCCAAGTGTTGCGCCGCAAGGCGGGTGAGTGCCAGGTGATCGCCCCACGGGGAACCTTGGGTCGGGACTCCAGGCGGTTTGGCCCAGATGCTCCAGGCATCCCGAATCATAAGGGCGGGAAGTGATGGGGGCTGCATCTGCAGCAGGCGTGGGTCATACCAGATTGTGAGCTCCTGGCCGGGGCGCACTACGGTCTGTGCCCGGCGCAGTCGGCGGGGCTTTTGTCCTGCTAGGTGCAACCACACCCCGCCTTTGGTCATGCAATCCTTGATGCGGGACTTGGAAAGGCCTGTGGCCTGGGCGAGGATGTCCACGGCCACGCCAGCAGCCAAGACAGGGATACGACGGCGGAAGCGTTCCATGCCGCGGCCGGTACTGGAGCGGCCAGACACTGTCGAGGGACTTTGAGAGGGACTTTTGGACATCCACTTTGTGCTGTCTTTGTCCTTGGGCTCACGCCACCTCCCAGCCCACGATCTGGCGCCGGCTTGCGCTGAATTCCACCCCGACTTGCAGGAGCCTTTCCACCTCCGGTGCAGTGCGGTACTTGGCGGCATAGTCGCGGCCTATGAGCTGCGCCAGGGCCTCGCCGGTGGGGGCGTCGCCTTCTACCACCTTGAATTCAAAGAGCCATACGGTAGATCCGGCGCGCAGCATGAGGTCCAGCCGGCCCTGCAGCGAGGTGTCCTCCGCGGTCATGGGGAGCCCCAGGCTTGCCAGGTGGCTGTAGAACACGCTGGCGAAGTAGCCTTCGTACTGGGCGATGGGGCTTTTGCGGTACCAGTCCGTCGGGATGCTGGTATAGAGGCGCTGGAAGTGCTCGTGCAGGGCCGCTGCGTCGCCGGCGCGCAGGATGCGGAAGATCTCGCCCAGGCTTTGCCGGGGCCGCGTGGGGAGCCATACCTGCTGGAGTGCTTCGTTGAGGGCCATGCGCACTTCCCGGTTGGGCACGCCCAGCTGGTACTCTTTCACGCCGTCATAGTCGTGCACGCCGGTGAAGGTGAGGTATCCGGTCTGCCAGAGCAGGGCCTCGGGCTCGATGTGCTCCACATCGAAGGCGGAGAGCAGCTGCTCGCTGGCGTACAAGCGCTCCAGCTGCGGGGTGTAGAAGCGGTGGCGGGCCAGCCACTGCACGAGAAAGCGCGGGGTGGCGGTCTCGAACCACCAGGCCCGGAACTCGCGCTGCCGCAAGAGCAGCAGCACGTCAAAGGGGTTGTACACCGTTGTTTCGCTTCCCCAGCGGTAGCCGTTGTACCAGTCGCGCACCTGCTGGCGGGGAAGTGGAGTGCCTTCGGCCGCTGCCGCGGCGAATTCCGGGGCAAAGACCGTGTCCAGATCTTCTTCGGTGTAGCCGCAGATGGTAGCCACTGAGGCATCCAAGGTGAGGTCGTAGAGGTTGTTGAGCCCGGAAAAGAGGCTCACCTTGCTGAATTTGGAGACCCCGGTCAAAAACACGAAGCGCAGATCCGCATCCCGGCCCTTGAGTACGGAGTAGAGATTGCGCAGACCCTCGCGCATCTCGGCGGCGATCTCCGGGTGGGTGAGGTTATCGAGGATGGGTTTGTCGTATTCGTCCACGAGCACCACGGCCTGGCGTCCATGTGTCTCTGCGGCGCGGGTGATGAGTTGGCCGAAGCGCAGGTGGACGCCTTTGGGCGCAGGGTCGATAGCCACCCCAAGACGCCGGGCATTTTCCGTCAGGATCTCGTGGATGTGTTCTTCCAATTGGGCAGCCTTCTGGAGTTGCCCTTCGGCAAAGGAGATGCGCACCACCGGGTGGCGCTTCTCCCAATCCCAATGATTTTCCAGGTACAGGCCGGAGAAGAGCGCGCGGTTTGCTGCAAAGGCCTCGGCCAGGGTGTCGAGGAAGAGGGATTTGCCAAAGCGCCGCGGCCGGGAGAGAAAATAGTACTTCCCGCTTTCGGCAAGGCTCGCCACAAAGGGCGTCTTGTCCACGTAGTAGTAGCCTTCGCGCCGGATCTCGGCAAAGGTCTGGATGCCGATGGGCAGTTTCTTGCGCGCCATCAACCACCTCGAAGGTCGAGTTCGGGTCGAGTACGGTTTGGGCATTTCCTGTACCTGCGCCCGATGGG
It encodes the following:
- a CDS encoding ATP-binding protein, whose translation is MARKKLPIGIQTFAEIRREGYYYVDKTPFVASLAESGKYYFLSRPRRFGKSLFLDTLAEAFAANRALFSGLYLENHWDWEKRHPVVRISFAEGQLQKAAQLEEHIHEILTENARRLGVAIDPAPKGVHLRFGQLITRAAETHGRQAVVLVDEYDKPILDNLTHPEIAAEMREGLRNLYSVLKGRDADLRFVFLTGVSKFSKVSLFSGLNNLYDLTLDASVATICGYTEEDLDTVFAPEFAAAAAEGTPLPRQQVRDWYNGYRWGSETTVYNPFDVLLLLRQREFRAWWFETATPRFLVQWLARHRFYTPQLERLYASEQLLSAFDVEHIEPEALLWQTGYLTFTGVHDYDGVKEYQLGVPNREVRMALNEALQQVWLPTRPRQSLGEIFRILRAGDAAALHEHFQRLYTSIPTDWYRKSPIAQYEGYFASVFYSHLASLGLPMTAEDTSLQGRLDLMLRAGSTVWLFEFKVVEGDAPTGEALAQLIGRDYAAKYRTAPEVERLLQVGVEFSASRRQIVGWEVA
- a CDS encoding RNA pseudouridine synthase, translated to MSGRSSTGRGMERFRRRIPVLAAGVAVDILAQATGLSKSRIKDCMTKGGVWLHLAGQKPRRLRRAQTVVRPGQELTIWYDPRLLQMQPPSLPALMIRDAWSIWAKPPGVPTQGSPWGDHLALTRLAAQHLGKSGELHPVYRLDTAASGLVLLAHTASSMAALSRWMQEGRITKTYAAVLAGQATWDEITVQAPIEGQAARSHFCVLARDDRRTWVRVHLATGRRHQIRIHAARHLHMPIVGDTRYGGPVHPMLLLACVHLSFLCPLSAQTVRVDDHPPQWPHPELPNANGPGKESPSQGRVW